From Granulicella sp. WH15, the proteins below share one genomic window:
- a CDS encoding DinB family protein, producing METNPYASCLGDQDARAVLAATPGLLHTAVSALTPEQIEAPIAPGKWSPRQIVAHLADCELAFSFRMRQALTDPPPVVQPFDQTQWAVHYGVYDMASALELFRMTRGWNLKLIGGLSTADFAREVTHPERGTITFQTIVETIAGHDLNHLPQLQRLVGEQS from the coding sequence ATGGAAACGAATCCTTACGCCTCGTGCCTGGGCGATCAGGACGCGCGCGCTGTGCTGGCGGCGACGCCCGGGCTGCTGCACACCGCTGTCTCCGCACTGACGCCTGAACAGATAGAAGCGCCGATTGCGCCGGGCAAGTGGAGCCCGCGCCAGATCGTCGCGCATCTGGCGGACTGTGAGCTGGCCTTCAGCTTCAGGATGCGGCAGGCACTGACGGACCCTCCGCCGGTGGTGCAGCCGTTCGACCAGACGCAGTGGGCGGTGCACTATGGGGTCTACGATATGGCTTCGGCGCTGGAGCTTTTTCGGATGACACGGGGTTGGAACCTGAAGCTCATCGGTGGGTTGAGCACGGCGGACTTTGCTCGTGAGGTGACGCACCCGGAGCGCGGGACGATTACGTTTCAGACGATTGTCGAGACCATTGCGGGACATGATCTGAATCACCTGCCGCAGTTGCAGCGGCTGGTCGGAGAACAATCCTAG
- a CDS encoding VOC family protein yields the protein MAEDTTKNVAKSCVSTVIPAMRYRDARAAIAWLGKAFGFHPQAVYDGPNGTVAHAQLTFGNGMVMLGSVQKDGEWSKRMVQPDEIGGRETQSACLIVSDARAIYETAKAAGAEIVQELAEMPYGGLAFGCRDLEGHLWSIGEYDPWAQA from the coding sequence ATGGCTGAAGATACAACCAAAAATGTTGCTAAATCCTGCGTCTCCACCGTCATTCCGGCGATGCGCTATCGTGATGCCCGCGCCGCTATCGCCTGGCTGGGCAAGGCGTTCGGGTTTCATCCGCAGGCCGTCTACGACGGTCCCAACGGCACCGTGGCCCACGCTCAGCTTACCTTCGGCAATGGCATGGTGATGCTGGGCTCGGTCCAGAAGGATGGCGAGTGGAGCAAACGGATGGTGCAGCCGGATGAGATCGGCGGGCGTGAGACTCAGTCGGCGTGCCTCATAGTGAGCGATGCCAGGGCTATCTACGAGACCGCCAAGGCCGCCGGAGCGGAGATTGTGCAGGAGCTGGCCGAGATGCCCTACGGCGGGTTGGCCTTCGGGTGCCGCGACCTTGAAGGCCACCTGTGGTCGATTGGGGAGTATGACCCGTGGGCGCAGGCTTAG